In Nitrososphaerota archaeon, a single genomic region encodes these proteins:
- a CDS encoding DUF47 family protein, with the protein MSGPESETQARRRTIVVLQDEMRRVLDATRVLNDEFTGLIKADKMLVASSLERVKKAEEDVVMLRSALIRELSQVGTLLVNREDLLRCAFAVEDIFGHISGVAFKMSQVSRSSAKDKKYKESITELLGLLIDGISKLNESMRALSINSEQTIQMSAQVQKLESSIDATYRESVVTTMKEATNVKELIVNKELLEAIENCADAMLRAANASTILALGM; encoded by the coding sequence ATGTCCGGACCAGAGAGCGAAACCCAAGCCAGACGGCGGACAATTGTAGTTCTTCAGGACGAGATGAGGCGCGTACTCGACGCGACCCGCGTCCTCAACGACGAGTTCACCGGCCTCATCAAAGCGGACAAGATGCTTGTGGCTTCGTCGCTGGAGAGGGTCAAGAAGGCGGAGGAGGACGTGGTGATGCTCCGCAGCGCCCTGATCAGGGAGCTATCCCAGGTCGGTACCCTCCTCGTCAACAGGGAGGACCTGCTCCGCTGCGCGTTCGCTGTGGAGGACATCTTCGGGCACATAAGCGGGGTGGCCTTCAAGATGTCCCAGGTGTCGCGAAGCTCGGCCAAAGACAAGAAGTACAAGGAGTCCATCACCGAGCTCCTGGGGCTCCTCATCGACGGGATATCCAAGCTCAACGAAAGCATGAGGGCCCTATCCATCAACTCGGAGCAGACCATCCAGATGTCGGCCCAGGTCCAGAAGCTCGAGAGCTCCATCGACGCGACCTACCGGGAGTCGGTCGTCACCACCATGAAGGAGGCGACCAACGTCAAGGAGCTGATAGTGAACAAGGAGCTCCTCGAAGCCATCGAGAACTGCGCGGACGCGATGCTCCGCGCGGCCAACGCCAGCACGATTCTTGCGCTAGGTATGTAG